Genomic segment of Candidatus Chlorohelix allophototropha:
GCTTTCTACCAATAACTGGCAGATTGTGCGTGACGCTAAAGAAAATGAATATCACAAGTTTACAATACAGCGAGTGGGCGAATCGAATTTGCTTCCTATTAATGTGGTAAAAGCTCGCTACACCATGCCGACAGTGGAATATCGCATGGTAAATGGAAATATCGGCTATATCGCCATACGGGACTTTTTTAAGAATGTTGCCGACGAAACCGATCAAGCAATGCGCGATTTATATGCAAAAGGGGCGGTAGCTTGGATAATTGATGTGCGGGGTAATCCCGGCGGTATAAATTTTGACCAACTGGCGGGGAGATTTCTCGAAAATGGTCAGGTAATGGGTTACGACTATGACCGCACAAACCGGAGTGAAGTGAGAGTTAGCAACGGAGGCACAACCGGCAACAATAAGGGAAAGCCTTTCAGCCCATTGTTGCCAATGACAGTCTTGATAGATGATGGCAGCGCCTCCGCCAGCGAAATTTTCGCGCTAACTGTACGCGATTATAAACTAGGCTCGTTGATTGGAACACGTTCCGCCGGGGCGCTTGGCTACACGCAGGAATTTCAACTAGGGGATGGCACTTCGATTAGCGTTACTATCCGTGAATATGAATCAAAAGGCGGCGAAAAGCTGAATGGGTTGGGTATCGATCCAGAAATCAAGGTAGATTTGACGGTAGAAGACCTTGCGATGGGACGTGACCCGCAACTGGCTGCCGGAGTGAGCTATCTGCAAAAGTCGCTGGCTACTAACGGTTCTTAAGCTCTCAGGCTAGGGGAGAAAGAAAATTATGCCAAGTTTACTGGATGAAGATTTCCTGAGAAAAATAGATCGCCTCGTGTTGGTAAGCAAACGCATGCGTATGGGTAGTCTGAAAGGCGAACGGCGCAGCGTTAAACGCGGTACTTCGGTAGAGTTTGCCGATTACCGCAACTATACACACGGGGACGACCTGCGCCAAGTGGACTGGAATATTTATGCGCGTCTTGAAAAAGTTTTCATCAAATTGTTCGAGGAAGAAGAAGAATTAACCGTACACATGCTATTGGATTGTAGCCGTTCCATGGATTGGAGTGGTCCAGATAGTGAAATGTTGGAAGGTGACAACAGAGCGAATCCGACTTATAACAAGTTGTGGTATGCCAAAAGAGTAGCCGCCGCTATTAGCTACATGGGTCTCGCGGCGATGGATCGCGTTACTATTTCGGGCTTAAGCGCGTTGGGTAATAGCAATGAGCTACGTATGCCAATCATACGGGGTAAAAACCAAACCGTGCGCATGATTCGCTTTGTAGAAAAGCTGCAAGCGGGTGGTACAGAAGACCTGAATACCGCGCTACGAAATTACTCGTCACAGATTCGCTATGGCGGATTGGTATTTCTGATTTCTGATCTGCTTACACCGGGCGGGTGTTTTGAAGGCTTAAGAGCGCTTCAAAATGCCGGTTTTGAAGTAAATGTGATAAATGTGCTTTCTCCTGATGAAATAAACCCAGTGCTGCGCGGCGACCTGAAATTGGTAGATATTGAAACGGGTGAATTTCAGGAAGTGAGTATTGATAACAAGGCGCTGGAAATGTACCGCCAAGAATTTAACCTATGGCAGCGTGAGATTATAGATTTCTGCCAACGCCGCGCCATTAACTATATTCAAGTGGATACAACGGTACCGTTCGATGATTTAGTGTTGCACTACATGAGACGGCGTGGCTTGGTGGCTTAAAGAGGTTGTATTATGGGTTTTTTGTTTCCTTTAGGCTTGGTGTTCCTGATACTGGCGATTCCGATTATCCTCTTTTACCTGCTAAAACTGCGGCGCGAAGAGATGACGGTAAGCAGCAATATCCTATGGCGCAAGGTTTTACAAGACCGACAAGCTAACGCGCCTTGGCAAAAACTTCAGAAAAACTGGCTGATGTTTTTGCAATTACTTTTATTGCTGATACTGGCAGCGGTGTTGAGCCAACCATTTTTTGAAAGTCAGGCAACCGCCACCGGTAACATTATTGTGTTGCTGGATAGCAGCGCAACCATGCAAGCCACCGATGTTTCGCCCAACCGCTTCTCCAAAGCCCGACAGGAAGTATCAAACCTTATTGATCAGATGGGCAACAGCGACAAGATGACTCTGGTGCTGATGCGAAGTTTCCCCGAAGTAGTGGCTACTGCATCAAGTAACAAAGCCGAATTGAGAAACGCGCTGGATAAAGCCAAAGTTACCAACGAAGCTATCAACGCAAAAGGCGCAATTACGCTGGCAGCTACAAACGCAGACCGTACCCCCGGTACTACTGTGATTGTGGTTAGCAATGGCGGGTTTACACGCGCAGAAGGCTTGCCGCCGTTGCGTGCCAAAGTGCGCTATATAAAAATCGGTGAAAGCGATAATAACCAAGCAATTACCGGTTTGAGATTGCGTGAATCGGGCGTAGCTCCTCAATTATTTATAGGTTTGAGCAACTACGCAGAGATACCGGCGAAAGCTACCTTACAGGTGACAGTTGACGGTAAAGTATTTAATACCCGTGAGGTAGATATAGGCGCAAACGACAAGTTTGACCTTACTTTAACCGATCTACCCTCTACAACAAAGGTGGTAAATGCTACCATCAAGCCCATTAGCGGAACGCAGGATTTTCTTGCGGTTGATAATCAGGCATGGACGGTACGTAATGCCGGAGACCCCCAGAAGGTGCTGCTGGTAACTACAGGAAACAGCTTTCTCAGTACGTTGCTAACACGTATGACCAATTATAAGGTCTCGAAAATTGATCCATCTGAGTATGAGGCTCTAAAGAATAAATCCGACTATAACATTTTTATCTTTGATGAATTTGCCCCTGATCAATTACCGTTCGGCGCAGGGGTATGGCTTATTGGACCCAACAACTCGCCTTTCCTGCCTGTTACAGGCAGCAGCAAAGAACCAGTAGTGGGGCGGTTGGAACAAAACGACCCAATCTTACGCTATACCGATCTAAGTTCAATCGAAATTGCCGAAGCCAAACAATTTGAAATGCCGGGTTGGGCACATATAGTAGCCGCAGCAGGCGATGGAACTCCCTTGATAATTGCAGGTGAGCGACAGGGACAACGTATTGCAGCTCTATCCTTTAACTTGCACAATAGTAATTTGGCTTTAAACATCTCGTGGCCTATTCTAATGGTCAATACGCTAGGCTGGCTTCAGCCGCAGGGCGCAGTAGATGCAGTCTCGGAAGCCGCGCCGGGAGAACCGGTTAGTTTTGTGGTTGGCAGCAGCAACGAGCAGATAAGCGTTACAGCACCGGGGAATGGGGCACAAATACTCAAGGTCATTAACAATGTAGCTTCCTTTACCGATACCTCTCAGACAGGCGTTTATCAGGTAACACGACGGCTGGATACTGTTTCTGCCACGCCAAGCGGCGGAAACACTACTACACGTCCGCGTGTTGTAACTGAATCTTTTGTGGTGAATCTCTTCAGCGATACTGTGAGCAATATCAAACCGTTGGAGGATTTGGGGTTACAGGGTACAAATTCCGGAGTACAAAATAATGCGACGGTAAAGACTGAGCGTGAGTTCTGGCAGCCGTTGGCACTCGTAGCATTAATCCTGTTGATGCTGGAATGGTTCATCTTCTACAAAGGTAAAATAACCATATTTTCACGAAAAAAAAGCAGTAGTGGCAAAACAGTATAATTAAAGTTCCACGAACAAATTTTCGTGTGGGAAACTTCCGATACTTTTCCACATGTAATCCACACAATTGTCCACTTGTTAAATAATAGTCGTATGTTAAATAATTTTTATGTATGTAAGAGCTTTTCAACA
This window contains:
- a CDS encoding DUF58 domain-containing protein; the protein is MPSLLDEDFLRKIDRLVLVSKRMRMGSLKGERRSVKRGTSVEFADYRNYTHGDDLRQVDWNIYARLEKVFIKLFEEEEELTVHMLLDCSRSMDWSGPDSEMLEGDNRANPTYNKLWYAKRVAAAISYMGLAAMDRVTISGLSALGNSNELRMPIIRGKNQTVRMIRFVEKLQAGGTEDLNTALRNYSSQIRYGGLVFLISDLLTPGGCFEGLRALQNAGFEVNVINVLSPDEINPVLRGDLKLVDIETGEFQEVSIDNKALEMYRQEFNLWQREIIDFCQRRAINYIQVDTTVPFDDLVLHYMRRRGLVA
- a CDS encoding vWA domain-containing protein, which codes for MGFLFPLGLVFLILAIPIILFYLLKLRREEMTVSSNILWRKVLQDRQANAPWQKLQKNWLMFLQLLLLLILAAVLSQPFFESQATATGNIIVLLDSSATMQATDVSPNRFSKARQEVSNLIDQMGNSDKMTLVLMRSFPEVVATASSNKAELRNALDKAKVTNEAINAKGAITLAATNADRTPGTTVIVVSNGGFTRAEGLPPLRAKVRYIKIGESDNNQAITGLRLRESGVAPQLFIGLSNYAEIPAKATLQVTVDGKVFNTREVDIGANDKFDLTLTDLPSTTKVVNATIKPISGTQDFLAVDNQAWTVRNAGDPQKVLLVTTGNSFLSTLLTRMTNYKVSKIDPSEYEALKNKSDYNIFIFDEFAPDQLPFGAGVWLIGPNNSPFLPVTGSSKEPVVGRLEQNDPILRYTDLSSIEIAEAKQFEMPGWAHIVAAAGDGTPLIIAGERQGQRIAALSFNLHNSNLALNISWPILMVNTLGWLQPQGAVDAVSEAAPGEPVSFVVGSSNEQISVTAPGNGAQILKVINNVASFTDTSQTGVYQVTRRLDTVSATPSGGNTTTRPRVVTESFVVNLFSDTVSNIKPLEDLGLQGTNSGVQNNATVKTEREFWQPLALVALILLMLEWFIFYKGKITIFSRKKSSSGKTV